The following proteins are encoded in a genomic region of Arcobacter cloacae:
- a CDS encoding ArsR family transcriptional regulator, whose amino-acid sequence MLEVLLGSKNAERVLQFILARNSAYAREIALFYDVSPSVIKKQLEKFEIGNIIVGRNVGNIRIYELNQRNSLIKELTALLLKARSNYEPDERARLVRKDRSRPRSKNKPLIQRRDNI is encoded by the coding sequence ATGTTAGAAGTATTATTAGGTAGTAAAAATGCAGAAAGAGTATTACAATTTATTTTAGCTAGAAATAGTGCCTATGCTAGAGAAATAGCATTGTTTTATGATGTTAGTCCTTCTGTTATAAAAAAACAATTGGAAAAATTTGAAATTGGAAATATTATAGTAGGTAGAAATGTTGGCAATATAAGAATATATGAACTAAATCAACGAAATTCATTAATTAAAGAGCTTACTGCTTTATTATTGAAAGCAAGATCAAATTATGAACCAGATGAGAGAGCTAGATTAGTTAGAAAAGATAGAAGTAGACCTAGAAGTAAAAATAAACCACTTATTCAAAGAAGAGATAATATTTAG
- a CDS encoding DUF6394 family protein, with translation MNLDKVISGFFIILAMTLNFGFFYGDMHTIESHSKYELFAAIIVNLIATILKLGDKTQVGSVLLATSLVADIQLIAAATVWTIAVYGSGMNSEIMAVIVSLSGGALLANLTSVALYVGDTLKSKR, from the coding sequence ATGAATTTAGACAAGGTAATTTCAGGTTTTTTTATCATTTTAGCGATGACATTGAATTTTGGTTTTTTTTATGGTGATATGCATACTATTGAAAGTCATAGTAAATATGAGTTATTTGCAGCAATTATAGTAAATTTAATAGCTACGATTTTAAAATTAGGTGATAAAACTCAAGTTGGGTCTGTTTTATTAGCAACTTCATTGGTTGCAGATATTCAACTAATAGCAGCTGCTACTGTTTGGACTATTGCTGTTTATGGCTCTGGAATGAATAGTGAAATTATGGCTGTTATCGTATCTTTATCAGGTGGAGCATTACTTGCAAACTTAACTTCTGTTGCGTTATATGTTGGTGATACTTTAAAATCAAAAAGATAG
- the pyrF gene encoding orotidine-5'-phosphate decarboxylase, whose protein sequence is MNNAMKLCISLDLPTAKENLELVEQIKDFDVWLKVGFRSFIRDGKKFLEDLKAINPNFKIFLDLKLYDIPNTMADAAQEIANFGIVDMFNVHASSGVEAMKTVMDRIKDIPNKPLVLAVTALTSFDNGSFKAIYNEDINTKATQFAIDTYSSGVDGVVCSAYESFDIKNNTSKEFITLCPGIRPFGEESGDQKRVADISFAKENLVDFIVVGRPIYKSESPKKVVEEILKNI, encoded by the coding sequence ATGAATAATGCTATGAAATTATGTATCTCTTTAGATTTACCAACAGCAAAAGAAAACCTTGAGTTAGTAGAACAAATCAAAGATTTTGATGTATGGCTAAAAGTTGGTTTTAGAAGCTTTATAAGAGATGGAAAAAAGTTTTTAGAGGATTTAAAAGCTATAAATCCAAATTTTAAAATATTTTTGGATTTAAAACTTTATGATATTCCAAATACTATGGCTGATGCTGCGCAAGAAATAGCAAATTTTGGAATAGTTGATATGTTCAACGTTCACGCAAGTTCAGGTGTAGAAGCTATGAAAACAGTGATGGATAGAATCAAAGATATTCCAAACAAACCTTTAGTTTTAGCAGTTACTGCTCTTACATCTTTTGATAATGGTAGTTTTAAAGCTATTTATAATGAAGATATAAATACAAAAGCAACACAATTTGCAATTGATACATATTCATCAGGTGTTGATGGAGTTGTTTGTTCTGCGTATGAAAGTTTTGATATAAAAAATAACACTTCAAAAGAGTTTATCACTTTATGCCCTGGAATTAGACCTTTTGGTGAAGAAAGTGGTGATCAAAAAAGAGTAGCTGATATTTCGTTTGCAAAAGAAAATTTAGTTGATTTTATAGTTGTTGGAAGACCTATATACAAATCTGAAAGTCCCAAAAAAGTAGTAGAAGAGATATTAAAAAATATTTAA
- a CDS encoding type II toxin-antitoxin system RelE family toxin → MGYRLAYQVKDEEIVILVLGVGKREKDRF, encoded by the coding sequence CTGGGATACAGACTTGCTTATCAAGTTAAAGATGAAGAAATAGTTATTTTAGTATTAGGTGTTGGGAAAAGAGAAAAAGATAGATTCTAA
- the rfbA gene encoding glucose-1-phosphate thymidylyltransferase RfbA encodes MKGIILAGGSGTRLYPITKGVSKQLVPIYDKPMIYYPLSVLMLAGIKEVLIITTPQDQPSFINLLGDGKDLGMRFEYVIQPSPDGLAQAFILGEEFLDGDDACLVLGDNIFYGHGLTELLAKSVKNIKDENKATVFGYYVSDPQRYGVAEFNDSGDVISIEEKPNNPKSNYAVVGLYFYPNDVVKKAKEVKPSDRGELEITTLNQDYLNENRLKVELMGRGYAWLDTGTHESLLEASTFIQTIEHRQSLKVACLEEIAYEMGYISKEKLLELAEPLKKNQYGQYLITRANQPRRMK; translated from the coding sequence ATGAAAGGGATAATCCTAGCAGGAGGGAGTGGGACAAGATTGTACCCAATAACAAAGGGTGTAAGTAAACAATTAGTTCCAATCTATGATAAACCTATGATATATTATCCTTTGTCTGTTTTAATGCTAGCAGGTATAAAAGAAGTATTAATTATTACAACTCCTCAAGATCAACCTAGTTTTATAAATCTTTTAGGTGATGGAAAAGATTTAGGTATGAGATTTGAATATGTAATTCAACCAAGCCCAGATGGACTAGCACAAGCATTTATCTTAGGTGAAGAGTTTTTGGATGGTGATGATGCATGTTTAGTACTTGGTGATAATATCTTTTATGGTCATGGATTAACAGAACTTTTAGCAAAAAGTGTAAAAAATATAAAAGATGAAAATAAAGCTACAGTATTTGGTTACTATGTTTCGGATCCGCAAAGATATGGAGTTGCAGAATTTAATGATAGTGGAGATGTAATCTCTATTGAAGAAAAACCAAATAACCCAAAATCAAATTATGCCGTTGTAGGATTGTATTTTTATCCAAATGATGTAGTAAAAAAAGCAAAAGAAGTAAAACCAAGTGATCGTGGTGAACTAGAAATTACAACTTTAAATCAAGATTATCTAAATGAAAATAGATTAAAAGTTGAACTTATGGGAAGAGGATACGCTTGGCTTGATACAGGAACACATGAATCACTTCTTGAAGCAAGTACTTTTATACAAACTATAGAACATAGACAAAGTCTAAAAGTAGCCTGTCTTGAAGAAATAGCTTATGAAATGGGATATATTTCAAAAGAAAAACTTCTTGAATTAGCAGAACCTTTAAAGAAAAACCAATATGGACAATATCTAATAACTAGAGCAAATCAACCAAGAAGGATGAAATAA
- a CDS encoding potassium channel family protein yields the protein MKNNSLFIILQKMRKPFLVILVTYAIAIFGLTIIDGVDSDGNVYNMSIFDAFYFISYTATTIGFGETPYTFTYPQRIWVTFCIYLTVLGWFYSIGSLITLLQDKLFISELEKAKFLRQIKNLNERFIVVLGYNQITRKIIIKAMEEGLRTVVIERDKSKINNLNLENFTPTVPVLHSETYSVKVLEAAGLKKKNCKAIVSLLEEDDLNLKITLIAKALNPNVKVAVKSTTSNHTENLKDLDAEVIVNPFSIISSEISLALWSANLFKIEKWLYGIDNLNATLPVFPKGLYIICGYGRMGKRVFEKLNEHDIEVKLIEIDKSKNIELTKDEISHLVFGNADDRELLLEVGIKKAVAIAAITDNDTTNLSILATAKKLNPNIVTIVRENDIADDFLFKKANINHIFTPSKILVNKVTNALVMPLSDKFLKLIIKKDNLWASKLVARLLKEINEKPLLVELEINENKAPQIYKYLLSKEKLSLDLLATSLYNKELKNNVVPLLLQRENDTILLPLWEEELKIGDKILLACDSHAKNDIEYICQNIYEFYYALTGKEKQTILKGFI from the coding sequence TTGAAAAATAATTCATTATTTATAATATTACAAAAAATGAGAAAACCATTTTTAGTAATATTAGTAACTTATGCTATTGCTATTTTTGGATTAACTATCATTGATGGAGTTGATTCAGATGGAAATGTTTACAATATGAGCATCTTTGATGCTTTTTATTTTATCTCTTACACAGCAACAACTATTGGGTTTGGTGAAACTCCTTATACTTTTACTTATCCACAAAGAATTTGGGTTACATTTTGTATATATCTTACAGTTCTTGGTTGGTTTTATAGTATAGGTTCTTTAATCACATTGTTACAAGATAAACTATTTATTAGTGAACTTGAAAAGGCAAAATTTTTAAGACAAATAAAAAACCTAAACGAGAGATTTATAGTAGTTTTAGGATACAACCAAATTACTAGAAAAATTATAATAAAAGCTATGGAAGAGGGTTTACGAACAGTTGTAATAGAAAGAGATAAATCAAAAATAAATAATCTAAACTTAGAAAATTTTACTCCAACAGTTCCTGTTTTACATAGTGAAACATATTCTGTAAAAGTTTTAGAGGCTGCTGGTTTAAAGAAGAAAAATTGTAAAGCAATAGTTTCACTTCTTGAAGAGGATGATTTAAATTTAAAAATCACACTAATAGCAAAGGCTTTAAATCCAAATGTAAAAGTTGCAGTTAAATCAACAACTTCAAATCATACGGAAAATCTAAAAGATTTAGATGCTGAGGTTATCGTAAATCCTTTTTCTATTATTTCATCAGAGATAAGTTTGGCTTTATGGTCTGCAAATTTATTCAAAATTGAAAAATGGCTTTACGGAATTGATAATTTAAATGCAACTTTGCCAGTTTTTCCAAAAGGTTTATATATTATTTGTGGTTATGGAAGAATGGGGAAAAGAGTTTTTGAGAAACTAAATGAGCATGATATAGAAGTAAAACTAATAGAAATAGATAAAAGTAAAAATATAGAATTAACAAAAGATGAGATTTCACATTTGGTTTTTGGAAATGCAGATGATAGAGAGTTATTATTAGAAGTTGGAATAAAAAAGGCTGTTGCAATTGCTGCAATTACTGATAATGACACTACAAATTTATCTATTTTAGCAACTGCAAAAAAACTAAATCCAAATATAGTAACAATAGTAAGAGAAAATGATATAGCTGATGATTTTTTATTTAAAAAAGCAAATATAAATCATATTTTTACACCTTCAAAAATCCTAGTAAATAAAGTTACAAATGCTTTAGTTATGCCACTTAGTGATAAGTTTTTGAAGCTTATTATTAAAAAAGATAATCTTTGGGCTTCAAAATTAGTAGCTAGATTACTAAAAGAGATAAATGAAAAACCTTTATTAGTAGAACTTGAAATAAATGAAAATAAAGCTCCACAAATATATAAATATTTACTTTCTAAAGAGAAATTATCTTTGGATTTATTGGCAACTTCTTTATATAATAAAGAGTTAAAAAACAATGTTGTTCCATTGTTACTTCAAAGAGAAAATGATACAATACTACTTCCTTTATGGGAAGAAGAACTAAAAATAGGTGATAAAATTTTATTAGCATGTGATAGCCATGCCAAAAATGATATAGAGTATATTTGCCAAAATATTTATGAATTTTATTATGCATTAACAGGCAAAGAAAAACAAACAATTTTAAAAGGATTTATATGA
- the nusB gene encoding transcription antitermination factor NusB — translation MATRTQARESVIGLLYAYDLGNEGIVKFVDEILEEKKIRNQQKEFALKLFNGTVTNIEKIDNEIITHLNQRTLDDLGSVEKSILRLAIYEILFEDLPKAIIINEAIELSKRLASDGAPKFVNGLLDKVIKA, via the coding sequence TTGGCAACAAGAACACAAGCAAGAGAGTCAGTAATAGGACTACTTTATGCCTATGATTTAGGAAATGAAGGAATTGTAAAATTTGTAGATGAGATTTTAGAAGAGAAAAAAATCAGAAATCAACAAAAAGAGTTTGCACTAAAACTTTTCAATGGTACAGTTACAAATATCGAAAAAATTGACAATGAAATCATAACTCACTTAAATCAAAGAACTTTAGATGATTTAGGTTCAGTTGAAAAATCTATTTTAAGACTTGCTATTTATGAGATTTTATTTGAAGATTTACCAAAAGCTATCATAATAAATGAAGCAATTGAATTATCAAAAAGATTAGCAAGTGATGGTGCTCCAAAATTTGTAAATGGTTTACTTGATAAAGTAATAAAGGCTTAG
- the rfbC gene encoding dTDP-4-dehydrorhamnose 3,5-epimerase — MTFTRTNIPDVVIIEPTVHGDSRGYFVETFRQDKLEEFLGYKINFCQDNESKSSKGVLRGLHYQLPPHAQTKLVRVISGRVLDVAVDIRRNSPTFGQHVAVLLSAENKKQLLVPRGFAHGFVVLEDDTIFAYKVDNYYSPQCDRGIAFDDENLNIDWILNHDELNLSAKDTKQPKLFDIKDDKEIFQFGVDYYA, encoded by the coding sequence ATGACATTTACAAGAACAAATATTCCTGATGTAGTAATTATTGAACCAACCGTTCATGGTGATAGTAGAGGATACTTTGTAGAGACTTTTAGGCAAGATAAATTAGAAGAGTTTTTAGGATATAAAATAAACTTCTGCCAAGATAATGAAAGTAAATCTTCAAAAGGAGTTCTAAGAGGTCTTCATTATCAACTTCCCCCACATGCTCAAACAAAACTTGTTCGTGTAATTTCTGGAAGAGTTCTAGATGTAGCAGTTGATATAAGACGTAACTCTCCTACATTCGGACAACATGTAGCAGTTCTTTTAAGTGCGGAGAATAAAAAACAACTATTAGTTCCAAGAGGATTTGCTCATGGATTTGTAGTTTTAGAAGATGATACTATTTTTGCATATAAAGTAGATAACTACTATAGCCCACAATGTGATAGAGGTATAGCCTTTGATGATGAAAATCTAAATATAGATTGGATTTTAAATCATGATGAATTAAATCTGTCAGCTAAAGATACAAAACAACCAAAACTTTTTGATATAAAAGATGATAAAGAGATATTTCAATTTGGAGTAGATTATTATGCTTAA
- the kdsA gene encoding 3-deoxy-8-phosphooctulonate synthase, with translation MKILTGPCVLEDRDTVMRIAEKLKPLSEDKRVDFYFKASFDKANRTSISSFRGPGLDEGLKLFQEIKEQFGYKVITDIHESYQAAPAGEIMDILQIPAFLCRQTDLLVAAAKTPAIINIKKGQFLAADAMKHPVEKILNTRGIFEVNYENAQKAGVWLCERGNTFGYGALVVDMRNLILLKQYAPVIFDATHSVQIPSTGGTTGGNSSFVPAMAKAAAAVGVDGFFFETHIDPSVAKSDGPNMLNIETMYKTVEEIFAIQEALGYSSSF, from the coding sequence ATGAAAATATTGACAGGACCATGTGTACTTGAAGATAGAGATACGGTTATGAGAATAGCTGAAAAGCTAAAACCACTAAGTGAAGATAAAAGAGTAGATTTTTATTTTAAAGCTAGTTTTGATAAAGCAAATAGAACAAGTATTAGTTCATTTAGAGGTCCAGGACTTGATGAGGGTTTAAAACTATTTCAAGAGATAAAAGAGCAGTTTGGATATAAAGTAATAACAGATATTCATGAGTCTTACCAAGCAGCACCAGCTGGTGAAATAATGGATATTTTACAAATTCCTGCATTTTTATGTAGACAAACAGATTTGCTAGTAGCAGCTGCTAAAACACCTGCAATTATAAATATCAAAAAAGGGCAATTTTTAGCAGCTGATGCGATGAAACACCCAGTTGAAAAGATTTTAAATACAAGAGGGATTTTTGAGGTAAATTACGAAAATGCTCAAAAAGCAGGTGTTTGGCTTTGTGAAAGAGGAAATACTTTTGGATATGGTGCTTTAGTTGTGGATATGAGAAATCTAATTTTATTAAAACAGTATGCTCCTGTGATTTTTGATGCGACTCATTCAGTTCAAATTCCAAGTACAGGAGGAACAACAGGAGGAAACTCATCTTTTGTTCCAGCTATGGCAAAAGCTGCTGCTGCTGTTGGTGTGGATGGCTTTTTCTTTGAAACACATATAGACCCAAGTGTAGCAAAAAGTGATGGACCAAATATGCTAAATATTGAAACTATGTATAAAACTGTTGAAGAGATTTTTGCAATACAAGAGGCGTTGGGATATAGTAGTAGTTTTTAA
- the ribH gene encoding 6,7-dimethyl-8-ribityllumazine synthase: MKVIEGNLRLKGNEKVAIINGRFNHIITDRLVEGARDAFKRHGGNEENLELILVPGAFEIPFALEKALSSGKYDAVCCVGAVIRGATPHFDYISAEATKGIATVGIKHGKPVSNGVLTTDTIEQAIERAGSKVGNKGAEAMITIIEMLDLYSEMEK; encoded by the coding sequence ATGAAAGTAATAGAAGGTAATTTAAGATTAAAAGGCAATGAAAAAGTTGCTATTATCAACGGTAGATTTAATCATATCATTACAGATAGATTAGTTGAAGGTGCAAGGGATGCTTTCAAAAGACATGGTGGAAATGAAGAAAATTTAGAACTAATATTAGTACCTGGTGCTTTTGAAATTCCTTTTGCACTTGAAAAAGCACTATCAAGTGGAAAATATGATGCTGTTTGTTGTGTAGGTGCAGTTATTAGAGGGGCAACTCCACATTTTGACTATATTTCAGCAGAAGCTACAAAAGGTATCGCAACAGTTGGAATAAAACATGGAAAACCTGTATCAAATGGTGTTTTAACAACTGATACAATAGAACAAGCAATTGAGCGAGCTGGTTCAAAAGTAGGAAATAAAGGTGCTGAAGCTATGATTACAATCATTGAAATGTTAGATTTATACTCTGAAATGGAGAAATAA